The following proteins come from a genomic window of Miscanthus floridulus cultivar M001 chromosome 2, ASM1932011v1, whole genome shotgun sequence:
- the LOC136537392 gene encoding vacuolar protein sorting-associated protein 22 homolog 1-like gives MPHSEAAAYLSDSRPRRLPPTDISLLITHVYSVLFKFVICIATRSHNGGLIDLLDLRKLLGQKRKATLESLSEDDCLRAISKLKVLGSGFEVISVGRRKLVRSVPTELNKDHSGILGLAQAEGYVTVEQVEREFSWSTGRAIDALETLLKEGLAMIDDGHRDGKRRYWFPCVTVSSDTAAVEKRRMTFFLVFFLPLALAMLCVNVWYVQYTCVYEFSCNITL, from the exons ATGCCCCATAGCGAGGCGGCGGCGTACCTCAGCGACTCCCGCCCACGCCGCCTGCCTCCAACCG ATATATCCCTACTAATAACACATGTCTATTCAGTTCTCTTTAAATTTGTCATATGCATTGCAACCAGATCGCATAATGGTGGCCTGATTGATTTATTGGATCTCCGCAAACTGCTTGGTCAGAAGAGAAAAGCTACCCTTGAATCATTATCTGAAGATGACTGTTTACGTGCTATAAGCAAGCTAAAA GTCCTTGGCAGTGGTTTTGAAGTAATTTCTGTTGGGAGGAGGAAGCTTGTGCGTTCAGTTCCTACCGAATTAAATAAAGACCACAGTGGGATACTTGGGCTAGCTCAG GCTGAGGGCTATGTCACGGTAGAACAAGTCGAAAGGGAATTCTCATGGTCTACTGGGCGTGCAATTGATGCCCTTGAAACTTTGCTGAAG GAGGGGCTTGCTATGATCGACGATGGCCATAGGGACGGCAAGCGAAGATATTGGTTCCCATGCGTCACTGTCAGCTCCGACACAGCAGCTGTTGAAAAGCGAAGAATGACATTtttccttgttttttttttgcctctggCACTTGCAATGTTGTGTGTAAATGTTTGGTATGTCCAATACACCTGTGTGTATGAATTCAGCTGTAACATCACACTTTGA
- the LOC136540516 gene encoding uncharacterized protein, translating to MATEKRRRRHSPSAATPNASPTSFSNPEAAILHSPSPPLDLIPDITSRLTSLEDFFALRASYRAVLPPSRGALACQSPLLLVALFPSFSEALFHLSLRRLHRFRLPWGHHLPPSRRTLHYAHGYLVTATTASSHYPPRLLLLHLFSGEQLRLPKVPAPFTRVIISDDLAAVLFLPGRPNVQHCHPGDALWRVATADAPHVVDDMLFVDGTLYALVNGLRLATVELSDSLLELSFLGEEVDDDSKPAGGQFTLGECGGDVLLISQDHTEMMVYRVYRWVFEVGKWVSITSLGGRTLFLGFFGFAACIGPDYPGIRGDCLYAAGPRLGEWHEYSLADGTCDVRYADYPEHPSLQQRHSL from the exons ATGGCGACGGAGAAGCGCCGGCGGCGGCACTCACCGTCGGCTGCCACGCCCAACGCCTCGCCGACGTCCTTCTCAAATCCAGAAGCCGCTATATTGCACTCGCCTTCCCCTCCGCTGGACCTCATCCCCGACATCACCTCCCGCCTGACTTCCCTCGAGGACTTCTTCGCCCTGCGCGCCTCCTACCGCGCCGTCCTCCCGCCGTCCCGCGGGGCCCTCGCCTGCCAGTCCCCGCTCCTCCTCGTCGCCCTTTTCCCCTCCTTCTCCGAGGCGTTATTCCACCTCTCGCTCCGCCGCCTCCACCGCTTCCGCCTCCCCTGGGGCCATCACCTGCCCCCATCCCGCCGCACCCTCCACTACGCGCACGGGTACCtcgtcaccgccaccaccgcgtcCTCCCACTACCCCCCGAGGCTCCTGCTCCTCCACCTCTTCTCCGGCGAGCAGCTCCGCCTCCCCAAGGTCCCCGCGCCGTTCACCCGCGTCATCATCTCCGACGACTTGGCCGCCGTCCTCTTCCTGCCCGGCAGGCCCAACGTCCAGCACTGCCACCCTGGGGACGCGCTCTGGCGCGTGGCCACCGCTGACGCGCCCCACGTTGTTGACGATATGCTCTTCGTCGATGGCACCCTCTACGCCCTGGTAAATGGCCTCCGTCTTGCCACAGTCGAACTGTCTGATAGTTTGCTGGAACTGTCGTTTCTAGGAGAGGAGGTGGATGACGACAGCAAGCCGGCGGGAGGACAGTTCACGCTCGGAGAGTGCGGGGGTGATGTGTTGCTCATCAGTCAGGATCACACGGAGATGATGGTGTACCGTGTTTATCGGTGGGTGTTTGAGGTGGGGAAGTGGGTTTCGATCACGAGCTTAGGCGGGCGGACActgtttcttggtttcttcggATTTGCAGCCTGTATTGGTCCAGATTACCCAGGAATCCGAGGGGATTGCTTATATGCAGCTGGGCCGCGCTTGGGTGAATGGCATGAGTACTCCTTGGCTGATGGAACTTGCGATGTTCGCTATGCTGATTATCCAG AACATCCGAGTCTACAACAACGACATAGTCTTTAA
- the LOC136537393 gene encoding protein FAR1-RELATED SEQUENCE 5-like, translating into MQYYGYDNVGFTRDLYNFCHRNKVETIATGDAQIVMTECRCKDLDFFFDYKTHEKGHHKGLLWYDSQCRLDYAAFGDVIVFDGTYKMNRYNLPLVPFVGGNHHGSIVLFACGIIFQKTIESYVWILSTFFDAMVQKYPISVITDGDLAMQRAIGLVWLNSSHRLCIWHIEQNIVHNVHDDGVKDDFRYFLYECCSIEEIERKWLEFLDKHNVIDKESWLYQMYERREIRCAAYHADKCYLVLRSNQWSESLNSRL; encoded by the coding sequence ATGCAGTACTATGGGTATGATAATGTTGGATTTACAAGGGACTTGTATAATTTTTGCCATCGCAATAAGGTGGAGACAATTGCTACTGGTGATGCTCAAATAGTCATGACAGAATGCAGATGTAAGGATCTTGATTTCTTCTTCGACTACAAGACTCATGAGAAAGGGCACCACAAGGGACTGCTCTGGTATGATAGTCAATGCCGGCTTGATTATGCCGCATTTGGTGATGTCATCGTATTTGATGGCACGTATAAAATGAATCGGTACAACCTGCCCCTTGTTCCTTTTGTTGGGGGGAATCACCATGGCAGCATAGTTCTTTTTGCATGTGGAATTATTTTTCAGAAGACAATTGAGTCATATGTGTGGATTCTTAGCACATTCTTTGATGCCATGGTTCAGAAGTATCCAATTTCCGTGATCACTGATGGAGACCTTGCTATGCAGAGAGCAATCGGGCTGGTGTGGCTGAATTCATCGCATAGGCTATGCATATGGCATATTGAGCAGAACATTGTGCATAATGTTCACGATGATGGTGTGAAGGATGATTTCAGGTATTTCCTTTATGAGTGTTGCTCCATAGAAGAGATTGAGAGGAAATGGTTGGAATTCTTGGATAAGCATAACGTTATAGATAAGGAGTCGTGGTTGTATCAGATGTATGAGAGGAGGGAAATCCGATGTGCTGCGTATCATGCTGATAAGTGCTATTTAGTACTGAGGAGCAACCAGTGGAGTGAGAGCCTAAACTCTAGGCTTTAG